From the Fusobacterium ulcerans ATCC 49185 genome, the window AGAAAATAGTTGCTGATATTATCATCAATAAAATTGTTCCCCAGCCAAATACTAATTCTGGCATATTAAGCTTTGACAATCCTTTTATAAGATTTGTTATTACTGTAGTTCCTAAAATTACTGGTGTTACATATTTCAATAAAAAATTAAACCATTTTCCTACTTTAAAATCAGAAAATTCATTTGCATCTTGTCTTATCTTTTCTACTCCATAAATATAACAAATAAGCAAAGTTTCTACTAATCCAGAAGTAGCTATTATATAACTTCCAACATATGAATCTACTATGTCTAATATATAATTAAACCCTGCATATGTTGCAAAACATGCACTTCCTATAAAACCGACAATTGAAACAATTCCTACTAACTTTTCCCGACTTATTTTAAATTTATCCAATGCTGCTGTTGAAAAAGACTCCAACATTGAAATGCTTGAAGAAAGTCCTGCTATAAATAAACATAAGAAAAAGAAAAAACCTATAATTCCCTGTAAGAATTGACTTGTTGTTATTGTTGAAATTGCTATTGGAAAAGCTATAAATGCTATCCCTGCACCATCGCCAAAAGAATTATAATCTACTCCCATATTTTGTACCAAATATCCAAGAGTTGAAAATACAGTTATTCCAGATATTATATCAAATGAAGCATTTGAAAATACAGTAATAAATGAACTATTTACTATATCCCAATCATCATGTATATATGAACCATAGGCTATCATGACTCCAACTGCTAAAGTCGTTGAAAAGAATACTTGAGCATATGCTGCAACCCATATACTTGGGTTTAAAATTTTAGTGAAATCAGGTGTAAATAATGCATTCAAACCTACTTTTGCTCCTGTAAGTCTAATTGAATTAAACATAAAAGCTACCATCATTATCATCAAAAGTGGTGTAAATATATTAGAACATTTTTCAATTCCACCTGATATCCCTTTTTTAACAATAATCCAGTTTCCAAGCCACACTAATATAACAAACCCTAATAAATATTTACTTATTCCTGCTGCAAAATCAAATGGCCCATTTCCACCACCTACTATCATTCCCATCAATTTTCCAGGGTCTGTCATCCAATTTGTCAGTCCAAATGCATGTCCAAGAGACCAAAACATAAATATTATTGATATTGATATTATTGTACTGTAAAACATCATAACTATTATTGGCACCATTACTTGAACCCAGCCAACCCATTCATACTTTTTTCCTAAAAGTCTAAATGCTTTTGTTGAGCCCCCTCTTATTTTTCTTCCATATTGGTATTCTAATATCATCAATGGAA encodes:
- a CDS encoding sodium-dependent transporter; the protein is MAETREVWKSRKGFIFAAVGAAIGLGNLWRFPFQAYKNGGGAFFFPYIIALFTCAVPLMILEYQYGRKIRGGSTKAFRLLGKKYEWVGWVQVMVPIIVMMFYSTIISISIIFMFWSLGHAFGLTNWMTDPGKLMGMIVGGGNGPFDFAAGISKYLLGFVILVWLGNWIIVKKGISGGIEKCSNIFTPLLMIMMVAFMFNSIRLTGAKVGLNALFTPDFTKILNPSIWVAAYAQVFFSTTLAVGVMIAYGSYIHDDWDIVNSSFITVFSNASFDIISGITVFSTLGYLVQNMGVDYNSFGDGAGIAFIAFPIAISTITTSQFLQGIIGFFFFLCLFIAGLSSSISMLESFSTAALDKFKISREKLVGIVSIVGFIGSACFATYAGFNYILDIVDSYVGSYIIATSGLVETLLICYIYGVEKIRQDANEFSDFKVGKWFNFLLKYVTPVILGTTVITNLIKGLSKLNMPELVFGWGTILLMIISATIFYKKKWENSVDIEE